In the Arachis ipaensis cultivar K30076 chromosome B04, Araip1.1, whole genome shotgun sequence genome, GTAATCTCTGTGCCCCTGCATCGTTCCTCGGCACAAACTCAGCCCACGCTCTCAACACAACAACTTCCTTTTTTTTGTTCCTTACCAAATGATCCGTCCTAACCTTCCACGGATTACTTATATAGCCACACACACGTAAACCGTGGTGACCCACAGGGTTTTACGTGCAGAAGGATtccttcataaaccgtggtgaccctCCACGGTTTATGCATGCAAATTTTCCTTAGTAAACCGTGGTGACCTACCACGGTTTACACTCAATTTTTTTAAACCCTAATCCGCTATGGGTCTCCACGGTTTATGTACGTTTAGAAACCGTGGTGGGTTGCCACGGTTTACATAGAAATGGCATTTTGCACATGCAGGTAACAAGAAACAGTTTTGCACATTCAGGTAAATATTTTctccaatttatttatttaagtaactTGCCCTAATAATTACATCACTCGACAGGCGATTTGCACCTCGTTTGTGTGTCATCCCAAAAAGGAAAAAGTAGTTTatgtttttgaaaaatatgtACTTGTTTCTTTTTTTGCGTTTGTGCTTCTATAAAAAATCAGAAACAAAAATAAGCAATACCGGAAGAAAATTATGACGAGTAAAAATTCTCACGGGAATAAGTATTACTAAGGTGAATTTTACTTTACATCTTGTTTGCTATTTGTTATAACAAATCACTCagaaatttagattttttttctagattttttatttaaataattatattctTTCATGATATACGCAAAAACAAAAGTTTTGACATAAATGTGCATCAGTGTATATTTTGTAATATCGTGTTGTGGCTAAACGATTCAAAGCATTTCGCATGATCTTGCCGCAAAATGGAATTTTTATCTATATATAGTTTTCACATGGCAGATGGCGGTGTTGTGAAAtataagtgatttttttttttgtcgaaTTATCCAAGCAATTGACACCATGTTATTGGGATTTGACTCATTTGAGGTGGCGTTTATGTTAGTCCTTAGAATTTTTTGTCCaacacaaataaattttatttacaaAAGAACTATTATTGCAATATAACTATATAAGTAAAGTAACTCTTCTCAATTACAATAATAACTTAATATTGGTCATGTATGATCATATCTCTCCTCGAAGCAAAAACTGGTACAGTGCTGCCATGGTTACCAGTCGCCGTCGTCCGCACAGGCCACCGTATGTAGGGAAGACGCGCATATTGTGTGAGTCAAGCTCGCAGCACTGCAGCAACCCGGACGTCCAGCGCCTCCATCACAGCCGGTTTGTGCCTTTGTCGTCGGATGTTCACTTTCTTTGTGAACGTGGATGGTTATTCTTGGGTGCTTAGTTGTAGACAATGATTGCTGGTTATGATTTATACATGTTCATATTGGATGTTCGTTTTTGTATGATTTTGGATGTTCACTTTCTCAGTTTTCGTGAATGTTTATTCTTCGAGTAATTCAACAAGACCCAGGCAGCAGTGCTAGGATGATGCGAGCGCGGGGTTCGGGGCTGCAACTCACGTTGACGACATTGACAGTTGCAGGTCACGGATGTTCGGCCGCGTGAGGAGTGACGGAGGTTCTTCCGGCGAGGGCGTTGGCGCAAGGAGGCGGAGCGCAACAGTTCCGGCCGGCAGGAACGGAAGCTACACGTCACGCAAAAACAGAGCGGTAGAACGCAGGTTGCTGCGCACACGGCGGGGCGGCGAAGAAAGGGGGTTTTTCTGCGGAACAAACAATAGAGTTTTTTAGAGGGTAGGTAATAGTGGGTGATGAAGGGTTAATATGAAAGAATTTGGAGTAGATTGGAAGTAGAAATCATAAAAAGCAACTAGAAATTAGGAATAATAATGTTTAATTTACATTATTAATACATATTGGGACAAATAAACagcccattgtacatattgtatagATACCTCATTATCTCCCTAACGGGACTCTTTTCAGAAACATTGAATTTGTCATTATTAACTTCACATTCTTAAACCAATGTATCCAAATATAAATTTATATCTGAATGCATTGATCCAAAGACATAACAAAGCCGATAGTGAAATCCCCCGCAGAAAAAAAGGTATAGTATTATTTTAGTTTCTCatatttcaaatattttaaatcgttttatttttgtcttttggtcaaaattaaaactttttttttggaGTATTTTTTGGgggaaaaaaaagtttaattttgaCCAGATAACTCAAATAGGACAAAATAAGATATTTAGGATAAAAATAGGATATGTTAAACGTTAGACTCAGAATTAGGATTTAATCTAAAAGTTAGGAACTAAAACAGtactttaaagaaaaaaaaaaaacagagaataTTACTTAGTGGATTTTAATATGATCTATATGATTTCTTCCCTTATTCTTTGCTTGTAAGGTTACAATTCACTCTAACATACTGAAAAAGTGGAATGACATATTCCAAGATGCAGTATGCTACACATTTTTCACTCTAGATGTGTAATTAATACTCAAGTTATTGAATTACAAGTTTTCTACCACCCCACTCAACTTTTGATTCACAAATACAACATTGAAACTGCAGAAGAAATAAAACAGCAGTTGAAATTTAAGACCTGCAGAAGCTGGTAATATAAACACATCTCTTATAGGAGATATCAATCACATAAAAGTAAGATCAATAAGATTGCCTTTGAATTCTATCTCTATGACAAGAATACAGATATAGAAAACACCAAGACTTGTATTTTTCGGTCTCTGGGAAGGAAAGAAAAATTTGTTTCTCTATCAGTATCTCTACAACAAAAAAATTCTGTATCTACTGTATCTTAGAGACAGTATCCAAATGCAACTTAAGTAGTATTTACTTTTAGAGACTAGAATTGAGACTGAAGAACTAGGactcagtattgtgtttggtggTTATAAACTGGAACTAAAATTTCAGTTCCAAGATACAAAATTTTAGTTTCTTCAGTACTTCCAAAAGGTGGAGACAGAAGGGACTGAAATTTCTAGGATTAGAGATTGAAATTTTAacatttcttttcaaaaatactcTCATGAAACTTTTTAAATCCTAAATCTACTCCTCAATCTTCACATTTATCTTAAACCAAATACGATACTTAGACATAACTCAGTCTAGTAcattttacaccaaacacaatacagAGACTTAATTTAGTCTCTATCTCTCAATCTCTATTTCCCCGTCTTtgtctctcaatctcagtctCCTTTCTAAACATAGCCTAAGAGATCAAATTTATATATTGTGTGTTGAGTGATATGTACAGACATGTTTCAGAAAATAACCACATACTAAGATAAAATTTGGTTTTCCTTATGGATCAAACTACTCTAATCTTTCTGAATCCGCTAGATCGAGAAAATAACCCCACGGCATTTGATGTATACACCAAAAAGAGCCAACAAGAGATTGTTTTCAATACCAACCATATGAAGAAATAGACTTTTCATTGCACTCAAATTCTGGTATTAGTAGCTGTCTTCTGCATAAGACAATATGAATAAATAAAGATAATGGACCTAGTTTCTGGAAAGTAATTTTTCAGACACCATATTTTCTCTCTAAAAAAATAGGTTGAGGACAAGTTCAAGAAGTTAAAATGCTGCAACTAATTCCTATGAATATTAGCATTATGATCATCTGGCAAATGGGATATCATATAACATTTTAAGATTCTGTTCTTGCTTTCTAACAAAGTGATGTAAATTGTAACTCCAAATTTACATCATACTCTTTAAATAGCAGACATCAAAATGTCACATAAGCATAGATTTTctggaaaaaggaaaaaaaaaggaacaTTTAGATATTTTCATAGATTATCTAGCCACATACATATAATTAAAAAGGGTTTGGTTGTTGGATGGTAATAAATTTGGTTGGGATAGAGGGGCAAAAAAGTCAACTTATATGTTATTTAGCAAAAATGCTATTCgcacactaaaatcagtcatcaatatatttgtgtataaatacatatgtaatttaatttatttttaatatgtatttatattccatcatatattttatattaatagctAACTTTGGTTACTGATTTTAGTATATACGTAGCATAAACTATTACTTAGTGCCATACTCACAACCAGCAAAGCATACAAAATTAAAGATGATTTTTCAAATGCAGAGGTTTCATAGTTGTTTCATGCAGGCTACCTTTATCACCACATCTTTTATGGAGAGACTCATTAAAGTTTACAGCATCATCTGAGAAAAAGTACCTAAAGAAGTCTTCAACCTTTATCTGCAGtttgtaaatttaaaattttaaaatttctaataaATTTACAAGACTAATATTACTAAAGTCAACAAGGGAAAacttgaaaatgaaaaaaaaaatggtatTTTTTCTAATAAGAAATACCGGAAAATCAGCTTCTGCAACACATGTGTATTCTTCTGAGACTGCACATTAGAAAATAAGCTCAGATCAGCagagtttttgaaaaaatatgatgGATTAATAAAACATATTATAAGTTAAATACAATagacatttttttttatcttttttataaaagaataatttCAGTAAGATTTAAGGAGATGGATAATATGATAAAAAAGCAAAACAAAGGATTCATCTATAAAGCATAGCTTTTCAAACCCTAAACACAATGGGCATGAAAAATTGATCAATTTTGCTCAGGCAAAGTTTCCTAGggttatatatttaatatttcttAACTTCTCAGACCATAAATAAACAGAGGGGCTGGAGAATTTCAAAGACGGGATCAATCAAGTCAGTTTACCAACTTCTATTTGTAAGAAATAGTAGTTAAGCAAAGAGCTTATATGGCTAATCCACCGCAGTTAACTATTTAAGTGTAACAGAGCTGCAATACAATATAGCATACAAACTCCAAACTCATCTGTCTGTAACTATTTAGATAATGTTTTGATGCATCTTTTATAGTTAAACCAACCTTTTCCACAATCTTCAGAACTTTCTCAAatcctttcttttcctttttcttcctaTTGTTACTACTCAAATCCAAACCTTCTTGCACGTACAATGCATAGAATTCCCTACGTTCAGCCGACAGTGCAGCCAAAACCGGTCCAACCCCATAGATTCCCTCACCAACAATCTTAGGCACAGTGGATTCTGTGGCCTCTTTCCAAGTCTTTCTACCCCAATTTTCCTGCTTATTCCATCTTCTAAACTCAGGCCTTTCTGATCCAACTTTTGCTCCCCCCATCCCCTGTACCTGTTCTTTATGTTATCCCACCTTGGATCATCAATGGCTTCCTCTATTTCACCATCACCTACTTCACCATCATCATGATTATCAAACTTCCCATACCTGGTTCCATAATCACTTCTCTCAGTCCTCTGAACTCTCACTTTCTCAGCCAATCCGCTATTCCTTTCTTTACTTGCTAATGATGGTCCTGGCTTAGAAAAACCTTCATGATCATGAACTACTGTTTTCTCTAACCTCTCAACCGATTGCTCCCAAGAGGACTTGGTATTCACCTTCTTTCCTGAACCTTCCTGAATAGAGCTACTAATCTTATTCGGTTTTGCTCCAAACTCAAAACTTCCCGATTGTTACAAACTTCAGGTAGGTTATTTTGTGACAATGTATGATAAAGTATACGCCTGAATCAATATAAAAGtaaaaatttcatttaatttatatttcaacAAATTTCTCGACATGCCATTTGGTTTCAGTCTCACAAACTACACTTGAACTACACTTGAAGTCTGAAAGGGGaggggaaaaaaatgaaaaaatcatCCTCGACATGCCATTTGGATTCAAGCTCACAAACAAAAATACCACGCATCTTCATCAACAACAGCATGCATGTTATCAAACCACAGTTTACAAACCCATATTTCACAGATTAAAACCCCCAAATTAAAACCCCTAAAATCGGAACCTTAGACCTCAGAAATTTCAGAaccaaatagaaatcaatacataccTATTGAGCACAGAGAAGACGATGATGAGAAGGACGGAGATGACGATGGCGAGGGCGGCGCAGCGACGATTAGTGCAGAACGGCGAAGAAGAGCGATGGTCAGTGCAGTGGTGACAATGAGTGTCGATGGCGAACGGTGAGAAGGAGAGGGTGATGATGGTGAGTCGTAGGTGAGAATGGCAAATTGAGCGCTAAAGAGAAGagggaaaaaaatatttttatgtggtCTGTCAGACAACCGTGCAACCATCCCACCACAGTTTGGTGAGAACGATCCTCCACTGTCACAGATGAGAGCCTCCAAGAGGCTTCAATCTGGACCATTAATCACGCTCTGATCACACGGTCATGATTCATCAACCAGACTTTGGTTCCTGTCTCCTTAGAACTCAAGGATACAGTTGTACGAGCCTATAGAACAGATCCTGTTCAAGTAAGGTCGTAGCCTTTGGTATCACTCTTTGACAATATAAACCTCCTTGTCTAGCTTAAAACAAGCGATGTAAGACTAACTTGGTTATAGTATTTTAATATACACTTAACATAAATCATTACTTAATGCTATTATATAGTGTCAATAACCTACCAAATAAAACAAAATGATTACTCTTATCAATTCCCAAATATTAATTAGGAGTTTAGTAAGAATTTAACTAACAATTGTTATAAGAATTTagctaatatatattttaaagacacatgataaaattattattagtaaaagtttttaaaactttttcatttaataaatataaaataaatatattaaaaatttaaattttttatatttctaataaaaaaatttttaatttacaatcttaacatatatttttagaaCANNNNNNNNNNNNNNNNNNNNNNNNNNNNNNNNNNNNNNNNNNNNNNNNNNNNNNNNNNNNNNNNNNNNNNNNNNNNNNNNNNNNNNNNNNNNNNNNNNNNNNNNNNNNNNNNNNNNNNNNNNNNNNNNNNNNNNNNNNNNNNNNNNNNNNNNNNNNNNNNNNNNNNNNNNNNNNNNNNNNNNNNNNNNNNNNNNNNNNNNNNNNNNNNNNNNNNNNNNNNNNNNNNNNNNNNNNNNNNNNNNNNNNNNNNNNNNNNNNNNNNNNNNNNNNNNNNNNNNNNNNNNNNNNNNNNNNNNNNNNNNNNNNNNNNNNNNNNNNNNNNNNNNNNNNNNNNNNNNNNNNNNNNNNNNNNNNNNNNNNNNNNNNNNNNNNNNNNNNNNNNNNNNNNNNNNNNNNNNNNNNNNNNNNNNNNNNNNNNNNNNNNNNNNNNNNNNNNNNNNNNNNNNNNNNNNNNNNNNNNNNNNNNNNNNNNNNNNNNNNNNNNNNNNNNNNNNNNNNNNNNNNNNNNNNNNNNNNNNNNNNNNNNNNNNNNNNNNNNNNNNNNNNNNNNNNNNNNNNNNNNNNNNNNNNNNNNNNNNNNNNNNNNNNNNNNNNNNNNNNNNNNNNNNNNNNNNNNNNNNNNNNNNNNNNNNNNNNNNNNNNNNNNNNNNNNNNNNNNNNNNNNNNNNNNNNNNNNNNNNNNNNNNNNNNNNNNNNNNNNNNNNNNNNNNNNNNNNNNNNNNNNNNNNNNNNNNNNNNNNNNNNNNNNNNNNNNNNNNNNNNNNNNNNNNNNNNNNNNNNNNNNNNNNNNNNAATTATAACTGATATACGTGTATTTTTATCTCATTTTCACGGTATAACATTTAATTATTTATCTCGTTCCTGTGTTTCGTGAATTGaccaataataaatttattaaatttttataaaataagagaaaatattaCATATGGTAAAATTGATTTATCTTTATGTTTTTAACTAATTCGCTAAAATGACTTATTAAAAACAATCATaagataaaattaatcattaaCTATTTTGGGTGGTTGGCATTCTTTTTGGTATGGAACTATGGATGATTGATCTATGAATCTTACTTCGCAAGTCTTCTGTTGCTCTTATCattcattaaaaaattaaaaaaaatatagatatgGTTAAGTTGATGACTTCATGCACAAtacttgttgatttatttattaaaaatactcTTTCTATATTAAAatcaactattatatattaaatatatatataattttatttatttttaatatatattttatactttaataattaatttttatatacacATAACAATCATTTATGTTTTTTGTTGgacttatatttttatttatttatttattttttatgcatccatctctattctttttctaatttttgaaaagaattatgTATTAAATAACTAAATATGTTAACCTAAGTTTATTATTTATGATGATATTTATTAATAATCATAatgttttattttatgtttttaataattatcttaattcttttttatgtttctatgaatattaaatataaaGTGTTTGGTTTATAATTTATGACTGTAAATTCTAGATCTAAGATTTgttgttttgatttttcaatttttgttttgattcttTTTTATATCTTTGTGAATATTATATGAATAGACTTTTATTTAGTTATTCAATTTTTGTTTATTCTTTAACTACTTTATAAGTTaataacatattcttctttttcctttttaatcaaaattgacactttaatttattaaaattcaTCATTCTTTTTAGTCTATCTATATTTTTACTCCATTAATTATATAACGAGGGTtcctaattaaatttaattttttatggtcTTTCAGTACGATTACCTATTGTTAcaattattctctctctatatatatatatatattttggtgattgaacataacacaaagaaaaaagacttaagaaaaagagtagtactcctctctaataataatgtctaaattattaggaGGCATTAACCACTCTAAATACACCTACTTGTTTAAAACAGCAGTCTTAGCCATTAAATCAGCCGCTCTATTTGCTGTTCGCTGGATGAGCACTAAAGTAGCTGTCCAATTGcgctggagcatctctttgattttgtcaagcagatcagagtcattcctaatcatgctggttgtgcctcgcaaaacaagaagaaacgcatcaagattatcagtttcacatatgacctctttgcactcgcaaTCCCAAGCCATAACAAGCCATCTCCAAATAGCATGAATCTCACAACAGAGAACACTAGAAAGAGGTATACTGGCAGAACAACCTTTTATCCAAATTCCctcatctgcaaacatcaagtGAGAAACTCTAGGTCCCCTCTAGAAACAGCCACACCATCCTAAATACCCTTGTCAACTTGTTTGGAAATGAAGCACGCCAATCTCTCCATGCACAAAACAAATAAATACGGAGAAATTGGATCTCCTTGCCTGAGTCCTCTGCGAGGTTGGAAGCTGTccaatctattcccattccaAAGGATGGAAAGATTTGAGGCCTGAACATAATTCATTACAAGCCGAATAATTAGAGAAGGAAAGCCAAAAGATTCAAGAGTGTGCTCAAGAAAATTCCAATcaactctatcataagccttttctaaatcaatcttaaaagccATAGCTCCTTTTCTAGACTTTGTCCACTTAAGAAAGTGAAGAACTTCTTGGGCGACAATAATATTATCAAGTGCTCCTCTACCATGAATAAACCCTCCCTGAGTTGGGCTAACAATCTCATCCAAAAATGGTCGTAATCTATTAACCAGCACTTTAGTCACTAGCTTATAAATTACATTACAAAGGCTTATTGGCCGAAAATCTTTCAATCTAGTTGGAGGGTCGCACTTAGGgataagaacaatcaaagtttccAACAAAGAATAGCTTAACGTCTCCCCTAAGAATGCTTTCTGAACAGTACGCCATACCTCATGACCCACCACATCCCAATATTCCTtgaagaaaaaaatttgaaaaccaTCCGGCCCAGGAGCTTTGAACGAGCTCATATTATCCAGAGCTTCTTTAACCTCCAACATTGTTACTGGTTTAGACAAATTATCACAAGCATCCTGGCTAAGAGATGGCATAGGAATTTCTCCCATGCAATTAACCTCAACAGGCTTAgtagaacaaaaaatatttttgaagaaatGAACAACCTCCCTTTGCAAAACTTCCGGATCATCAGACCAAGACCCATCACTAACTAGCAACCCATGAACCTTGTTAGATTTTCTTCTAAGGATGGTTTGCATATGGAAAAAGCTAGTATTTCTATCACCATACCGAACCCATTGATCTCTTGACTTCTGGTACCAAAGCAATTCTTCCTGGGCCAAAACTATATTATACTCAGCTCTCAATTCTTCCTCTTTGTGCTTCAGAATTGGATCATTGTCAGCTTCCATTTTCCGTTGAATACGATTCAAATAACCCTCCAATTCcctctttttaataaaaatattgccgAAAACCGTAGAGTTGAATTCCAACGAAGCTTCTTGGACCCCCAGCaacttcctatggatgccaaagtCTGTACTATCCCAAGATTTCTGAACAATGGCCTTGTAATCAGGATGCGTTGCCCATGCCGCTTGGAATCTAAAAGGCCGGTTTCCTTTCTTGATAGGAACTCCTTGACATCGGATAAGTAGGGGACAATGATCAGAGTGGGAACGACTGAGAACTTCAACAAAAGCTTCTGGAAAAAGAAGGCGCCATTCTGTAGTACAGCAAGCCCTATCCAATCTCTTTGCAATTTCTTTGTTTCCTTGAATTTTACGGAACCAAGTAAACCGTCTTCCAGAGGTTGTTAGATCAAAAAGACCACAAGAATCTAGAGTACTTGCAAAGATACTACTGTGATTTGAATAGAAATTGTAATTCCTATGCTTTTGTACCTTTGaaaacaagtttttaaaccatttggctagcatcgaattgcaagatgtgcatcaaaacattttgtgagtgtgtgttgagagatttagcaattggttcttaacaagaagttacctaagtcctaagacactatacttgtcttcaaatgttgtggacttgagtttcttgttgttgttgtgttgctttcaactcttcattcctcaacgttgaatgttggttgatctttcaacatgctttttcattcaagttgtttgttggtttgtttttcatgtcgtttgttggtttgtcattcatcaaaacctacgaatacaaacttcgcatacaagcaacatgatttacaattTCTCCCTTTTTGATAGTGACAAACCAATTTTGAGGATATGCATTTATAAATGATTTTGAAAGCAACAATAATGCACTTTGTTTTATAGAAAGCTTTGGAGAAGacttcacaaaaaaaatttttgcagGAGTTCCCCCTAAATATGTGCATTTGTTCCCTTAAAGGGCGTTTATCAAAGAAAACGATTTAGATATCAAGAAGTTTTTGCTTAGCGGAAGTCTTTTTGAAATCATTTTTTCGCaaacttatttcttcttttcaaatcctcaaacttcttctttttcaaaagttcaagatttcaaatatcctcaaacttctcttcccccttttgaCATTATCAAAAAGAAAGGAGTTTGAAATGTGTCATAGAAGCAT is a window encoding:
- the LOC107638460 gene encoding uncharacterized protein LOC107638460 isoform X2: MVARLSDRPHKNIFFPLLFSAQFAILTYDSPSSPSPSHRSPSTLIVTTALTIALLRRSALIVAAPPSPSSSPSFSSSSSLCSIVSEEYTCVAEADFPIKVEDFFRYFFSDDAVNFNESLHKRCGDKEKPPFFAAPPCAQQPAFYRSVFA
- the LOC107638460 gene encoding uncharacterized protein LOC107638460 isoform X1 — protein: MVARLSDRPHKNIFFPLLFSAQFAILTYDSPSSPSPSHRSPSTLIVTTALTIALLRRSALIVAAPPSPSSSPSFSSSSSLCSIVSEEYTCVAEADFPIKVEDFFRKTPFLRRPAVCAATCVLPLCFCVTCSFRSCRPELLRSASLRQRPRRKNLRHSSRGRTSVTCNCQCRQRELQPRTPRSHHPSTAAWVLLNYSKNKHSRKLRK
- the LOC107638460 gene encoding uncharacterized protein LOC107638460 isoform X4, translated to MVARLSDRPHKNIFFPLLFSAQFAILTYDSPSSPSPSHRSPSTLIVTTALTIALLRRSALIVAAPPSPSSSPSFSSSSSLCSIVSEEYTCVAEADFPIKVEDFFRYFFSDDAVNFNESLHKRCGDKEDSY
- the LOC107638460 gene encoding uncharacterized protein LOC107638460 isoform X6, giving the protein MVARLSDRPHKNIFFPLLFSAQFAILTYDSPSSPSPSHRSPSTLIVTTALTIALLRRSALIVAAPPSPSSSPSFSSSSSLCSIVSEEYTCVAEADFPIKVEDFFRRQLLIPEFECNEKSISSYGWY
- the LOC107638460 gene encoding uncharacterized protein LOC107638460 isoform X3, with product MVARLSDRPHKNIFFPLLFSAQFAILTYDSPSSPSPSHRSPSTLIVTTALTIALLRRSALIVAAPPSPSSSPSFSSSSSLCSIVSEEYTCVAEADFPIKVEDFFRYFFSDDAVNFNESLHKRCGDKENLCLCDILMSAI
- the LOC107638460 gene encoding uncharacterized protein LOC107638460 isoform X7; this translates as MGGAKVGSERPEFRRWNKQENWGRKTWKEATESTVPKIVGEGIYGVGPVLAALSAERREFYALYVQEGLDLSSNNRKKKEKKGFEKVLKIVEKSQKNTHVLQKLIFR
- the LOC107638460 gene encoding uncharacterized protein LOC107638460 isoform X5; translated protein: MVARLSDRPHKNIFFPLLFSAQFAILTYDSPSSPSPSHRSPSTLIVTTALTIALLRRSALIVAAPPSPSSSPSFSSSSSLCSIVSEEYTCVAEADFPIKVEDFFRYFFSDDAVNFNESLHKRCGDKDSY